GCTTGTAAGAAGTTCATTCCACGCAAAAGATGTTTATGAGCGGCTCAAATAATCTTTCAAAGGCTTAATAATCTGCCTGTATACTATCTCTCCAAGTTCAATATCCTGAGAGTCTGAAAAAACAAATATGTATGTATCATCATCTACTTTATAAACAAACAGATAAATATCCTTGTTATTTACACTTACCCCGTAATGGTAAAGCTTGTCTGTAGATATGTTTTTTAGATATTCGTATATTTTCTCAATTTTTGAGTTGTAGTTAAAAAAAGTTTCAGGGTTGTCCGGAATGTAAGGTGCAAACATATAAGCTACCGGAATTCCGTTCTGGTAAACAAAAACCGCATCAATATGCTTAGGTTGATGATTAAAAATACTTTGAAGATCTTTTTTATTCATTTTGAGGCCCCGTAAAATTCTTATTTACCCACCCGGTTATATTTTTATATCTTATTTTATACCAGTTTCCCTCTTTTTTTAAAACCTCAAGGCTGTCTCCTTTTTTAAGAACATATACTATCTCAGAATTTTTATCAGGATTTAATCTAACATTAAGCCTGTTTGGGATTACGTAAACCTTTTCAAGAGCTGATTTTTTCTCAATTTTTTTTACCGGTTCGCTGGGTTTTTTAAGGAAATAGTATGCTGATAAAATTGAAACAGTTAAAACAGCAGTGAGCACCAGAACAAAATAAACAGATTTTCTATCCCCTTTTTTACTCATTCCAAGACTAATAGTAGCCTCAATAATATCTTCTTTATCTATTCCATGTTTGTTTTTCACAAAGGCAGCCATTAAAGCCCTTTCCATTATTTGATTTATCTGTCGGAGATTTCCATGTGTGTATTTGAAGATCTCTTTATAAGCTGAGTTTGTTATTCTAATAGTTGAGTTTCCAGCCTTTGCAAGTCTGTAATTGATGTAATCAATCAGTTCATTTTCTGTGAGGTTATTAAGTCTTGACATAACGGTAATTCTCTGTTTTAACTGCCTTAAAGCATCTGAGTTCAGCTTATTTTCAAGCTCAGGCTGACCAAGAAGTATTATTTGTATTAGCTTTTCTTTGTCTGTTTCAAGGTTTGATAGTATCCTCAGCTCTTCAAGGGTATCAACAGGAAGGTTCTGTGCCTCATCAATTATTATAAAGATCTTTTTTCCTTCCTTTTTTTTCTTTATGAGAAACTCTCTTAATGCTGAAAAAAGTTTGTTTTTTGTTGCTGTATCATCTATATCAATCCCAAAATCCTCAAGGATAGCCCTGAACATTTCTTCAGGGGACAGATTTGGAAAAAGTATATAAGCATACTCTACATTATCAGGTAGCTGGCTTATAAACTTCCTTATGGTGATCGTCTTGCCTGTTCCCGGTTCACCTATTATTACAGCAAAACCTTCCTCACTTTCCAACAGGAATTCAAGTGATCCAAGAGCTTCCTGATGAACTGAGGACATAAAAAAGAAATCAACATCAGGTGTTATCCGGAAAGGATTATCCTTAAGGGCAAAGAACTGTATGTAGCTTTCCATTACTTAACCTTCTTCAAAAGCGGTTTTAATCCATGTATTTTTAGCTTATTGATAATTTTACCAGCTTCTTTCTTATCAGATGCATAAATAACGACAGATTTAATGCCGTTTTTTCTCTCCAGTATTTCCACTCCTGGAAGATCTTGTGAGATTTTTTCTTTCAGCTTTAAAGCGTTATCCATATTTTTAAATGAGGCAACTTGAATGATATATTTTACAGGTTTTTTATAAAACTTCACCTGAGGCAGTTCCTCTAATCTTAAATTTCCTATCTCCTCTTTTATCTCCCCAACAATAGATAAGATGTCCTGTTTCTTTTTCTTTTTTGTTTTTACAGGTAGATCATGGGCAACAGAACCTTCCACAGGCAGTTTTTTATCCATTTTTATTATCTTCTCAGGCTCTATAGTTTGTTTCACGGAATTTTTAAAAAATAAAAGCAGACTAATCCCGATCAAAAAAACAGATCCGGTCAAAATAAAGAGCTTTACAGAACTTTTTTTGTTATAGGGTGTTTTTATGTCCGAACCTTTTATCGGAAATTTTCCTATCTGAAGTATAAGTTCTTCAGCCTGTTGTATTGAACCTTCAGACAGTGAATAAAGTTTTTTTACAGCCTTTTTGTCTATTTTATTGCCGTATTTATTCTGAAAGTATCTCTCAAATTCTGGAAACTCAGGGGGTTTAATCTCAAAAATAAAATTTATAAAGGTTTCCATTCTTCCAATTTTAAATGGATTTAGCCTATTTTTCAGGCTTTCATCCCCGATAGAAATAACAGAAACCTTTTCTTTCAAACCAAGAAGGTGGTATAGCTCTTTAATCTGTTTTTCAGACAGTTTTTGAATATTATTTATAACTATAAAAATTCTCCCAGAAAACTTTTCAACAAAATCTACAAAATACATAAAAAACTCTTCTTTTGATATCGGCTCAGGAGCATCTATCTTAAGTTCTTTCAAAACTACCCTGTGCCATTCAGAACCCGCTTCCAGAAAAACTTTTTTATCTTTTTCTTTTGAGATCTCATTAACCGCTTTTTTGATTATAAACTTTTTTCCTATTCCTTTTTTCCCGTATGCTATACCAAAAACATTACCGTCTTTCAAAAGGTTAAATATAATCAGATATTTCTCTTTTTTGTCATAACCGTATATGTCAGAAAGCATAGAATCTCCTCAAAAATTACTAAAAACTAAATTATATAGTAAAATTACTCATGAGAGGTTTAAAGGTGTTAAAAGGAAAGAATGTTCTGATAACAGGTGCTGGGAAAAGAATTGGAAAGTTTTTGGCTTTAGCTCTTGCAAAAGATGGAGCTAATATAATTCTCCACTACAGAAGTTCTGAAAAAGAAGCAGAGGAAGTTCTCAACACTGTTTTAGAAAAAGGGGTTAATGCCGTAAAAATAAAAGCTGATCTTGAAAAAACAGTTGAGGTCAAAAGGCTCATTGAAGAAAGCATAAAAAATTTCGGAAGGGTTGATATACTGATTAACAATGCTTCTATCTACTACCCAACTCCGTTATCTGAAGTGACTGAAAGCGACATTGACAGATTTTATAATATACATGTAAAAGCTCCTTTTATTTTGTCTAAAGAGCTTGGGCAGATTATGTATAAAAACAAATGGGGGAGGATAATTAATATTGCAGATTACAGTGCACTTAGACCTTACAAAAACTTCACCCCATACTCAATATCTAAAGGAGCTATGCTAACTATGACGAGAGCCTTTGCAAAGGAATTTGCTCCTTATGTCCTTGTTAATGCTGTTCTTCCCGGTCCAATAATTCCTGCCGAAGGTATTGAGGACCTAGAAACCCCACTTGAAAAAACCATCTTAAAAAAATGGGGAGGAGAAATTGAGGTTTATAAAGCTGTAAAATATTTGATACAGACTGATTTTACAACAGGTGCATTTCTACCTGTGGAAGGAGGAAGGCTAATTTGCTGAAGGACAGTATAACATTTCTTGGGACAGGAGGCGGAAGGGTTGTTGTTTTCAGACAGATAAGACACTCCGGCGGTATGTGGCTCAACCTTGACGGAGTAAACATCCTTATTGATCCTGGTCCTGGAAGCCTTATAAGAATTTTTGAAAGGGGATTTGATACAAAAGATATAGATATAATCGTTGTTTCCCACAGACATCTTGATCACTGTGCAGACCTCAACTCTGTTATAGAGTCTGCTTCAGAAAGCACAAAAAAACCAAAGGATCTCCTTATAGCCCCTGAAGATGTTGTTGAAGGTGAAGACCCTATTTTACTGAAATATCTAAAAAAAGCTATTAAAGATTACATTCCTGTGGAAGAAAATAAAGAGATATCTTATAAAGATATAAAGATATTAAGCAGAATGAAGCACATACATGAAGGTGCACAGACTTATGGTTTAGAGTTTCACTCAAAAGATAAAAAGATTGTTTATGTTCCTTGCGGAAGGTTTTATGAAGGTATGCTTCAAGGCTATTCAGAAGGTGCAGACCTGATGATATTTAATACTACCTTTCCCAGAAAAGTTGAAGGCTACTATCATCTTTCAATAGATGATGTTGAGCTTATGATTGAAAAATACAGACCAAAGCTGTCTGTGATAACCCATTTTAGTATTCCTATGCTGAAAGCTGATCCTGAAAAACTTGCTGCAAAAATCTCAAGAAAAACGGGAATTAAGGTTATATCTGCTTTTGATGGAATGAGGCTTCAATTTTAGAGGGGTTGGTTATGAAAGGAATAATAATAGGTGGCGGTATCATAGGATTATCTATAGCAAGAGAGCTGAACAAGTTAGGACATGATGTCACAGTAATAGAACTTTACAGGGTTGGCAGGGCTGCTTCATGGTCTGCAGGGGGAATGCTTGCTCCCCAATCAGAAGGTCTTGAACCTGGAGTGTTTTTTGATTTTTGTCTTGAAAGCAGGGATATGTTCGAGACTTTTGTAAAAACTCTGGAAAGGGAAACAGATATAGATGTTGGATACTGGAAATGCGGAATTCTGTGTCCTGCTTTTTCTGAAGAAGAAGAAAAAAAACTAAAAGAAAGAATTAAGATACATAATGATATGGGGCTCACAGGAAAATGGATAGACCGGAACAGCCTTGAAGGTAGGTATAGTTCAATCGGCAAGGACATAAGAGGAGCAGCACTTTTTCCGGACGATGCTCAGGTTGACAACAGGCTTTTGATAACAGCACTTGAAAAATATGCAAGATCAAGGGGAATAGAGCTTTTAGAGTTTACAGAGGCTTCAGAAGTTATAATAGAAAACGGTAATTACTCGGCTGTAAGGACAAAAAAGGGGATTTTAGAAAGTGACTACTGTATTATAACTGCCGGTGCCTGGTCTGAACATTTTATAAAATGTCACGTTTTCCCGATAAAGGGAGAAATGGCAGCGATTGATATAACAAAAAAAGACATAGACAGGATAATATTTGGCTCTAAAGCCTATCTAATCCCCAGAAAAGATTATAGAAGGCTGGTTATAGGAGCTACAGAGGAAATGGTTGGCTTTTTAGAAGGCAACTCTGTTAAGGGGCTACTCCAACTATTTAAAGGGCTTGAAGCGACACTGCCGTATCTTGTAGAAAAAACACTTCAGGAAACATGGTTCGGATTTAGACCTGCAACTCCTGACCTTCTTCCTGTTATTGGAAAAACCGACATAAAAAATCTTTATATCGCAACAGGTCATTACAGAAACGGTATTCTTCTTGCACCTATAACAGCAAAACTAATCTCTGATCTTATTGATAGAAATTATGAGAACCCCCACCTTAAGGAATTTTCAATAAACAGGTTCAGCTAATGGATAGAACTGCAAATATAAAACCCTTTATAGTAATGGATATTGTAAAAAAGGCTTCTTCCATAAAAGATGCTGTCCATTTTGAGATAGGAGAGCCTGATCTTCAGCCTCCTCCATCTGTGTGGGAACTTTCAGAAAAGGCTGTAAAGGACAGACTAAACCATTACACCGAAAGTTTAGGTCTCATATCCCTCAGGGAAAAAATTGCAGAGTTTTATCACAAAAAGTATGGCGTGGACATATCCCCTTCAAGAATAGCTCTTACTGTTGGGACCTCTGGAGGTTTCCTTGTGGCTTATTCTATACTACTGAACAGCGGTGATAAGATCGCCCTTCCTGATCCATCTTATCCTTGCTACAAAAATTTTGCGTATCTTCTTGACATTAACCCTGTTTTTATTCCAGCAGGGAAAGAAACAGGCTATCAGCTAAAATCTGAACAGCTCAGTAAATATCCAGATATA
This portion of the Persephonella sp. genome encodes:
- a CDS encoding MBL fold metallo-hydrolase, with the protein product MLKDSITFLGTGGGRVVVFRQIRHSGGMWLNLDGVNILIDPGPGSLIRIFERGFDTKDIDIIVVSHRHLDHCADLNSVIESASESTKKPKDLLIAPEDVVEGEDPILLKYLKKAIKDYIPVEENKEISYKDIKILSRMKHIHEGAQTYGLEFHSKDKKIVYVPCGRFYEGMLQGYSEGADLMIFNTTFPRKVEGYYHLSIDDVELMIEKYRPKLSVITHFSIPMLKADPEKLAAKISRKTGIKVISAFDGMRLQF
- the thiO gene encoding glycine oxidase ThiO encodes the protein MKGIIIGGGIIGLSIARELNKLGHDVTVIELYRVGRAASWSAGGMLAPQSEGLEPGVFFDFCLESRDMFETFVKTLERETDIDVGYWKCGILCPAFSEEEEKKLKERIKIHNDMGLTGKWIDRNSLEGRYSSIGKDIRGAALFPDDAQVDNRLLITALEKYARSRGIELLEFTEASEVIIENGNYSAVRTKKGILESDYCIITAGAWSEHFIKCHVFPIKGEMAAIDITKKDIDRIIFGSKAYLIPRKDYRRLVIGATEEMVGFLEGNSVKGLLQLFKGLEATLPYLVEKTLQETWFGFRPATPDLLPVIGKTDIKNLYIATGHYRNGILLAPITAKLISDLIDRNYENPHLKEFSINRFS
- a CDS encoding SPOR domain-containing protein produces the protein MLSDIYGYDKKEKYLIIFNLLKDGNVFGIAYGKKGIGKKFIIKKAVNEISKEKDKKVFLEAGSEWHRVVLKELKIDAPEPISKEEFFMYFVDFVEKFSGRIFIVINNIQKLSEKQIKELYHLLGLKEKVSVISIGDESLKNRLNPFKIGRMETFINFIFEIKPPEFPEFERYFQNKYGNKIDKKAVKKLYSLSEGSIQQAEELILQIGKFPIKGSDIKTPYNKKSSVKLFILTGSVFLIGISLLLFFKNSVKQTIEPEKIIKMDKKLPVEGSVAHDLPVKTKKKKKQDILSIVGEIKEEIGNLRLEELPQVKFYKKPVKYIIQVASFKNMDNALKLKEKISQDLPGVEILERKNGIKSVVIYASDKKEAGKIINKLKIHGLKPLLKKVK
- a CDS encoding SDR family NAD(P)-dependent oxidoreductase, with amino-acid sequence MLKGKNVLITGAGKRIGKFLALALAKDGANIILHYRSSEKEAEEVLNTVLEKGVNAVKIKADLEKTVEVKRLIEESIKNFGRVDILINNASIYYPTPLSEVTESDIDRFYNIHVKAPFILSKELGQIMYKNKWGRIINIADYSALRPYKNFTPYSISKGAMLTMTRAFAKEFAPYVLVNAVLPGPIIPAEGIEDLETPLEKTILKKWGGEIEVYKAVKYLIQTDFTTGAFLPVEGGRLIC
- a CDS encoding AAA family ATPase; protein product: MESYIQFFALKDNPFRITPDVDFFFMSSVHQEALGSLEFLLESEEGFAVIIGEPGTGKTITIRKFISQLPDNVEYAYILFPNLSPEEMFRAILEDFGIDIDDTATKNKLFSALREFLIKKKKEGKKIFIIIDEAQNLPVDTLEELRILSNLETDKEKLIQIILLGQPELENKLNSDALRQLKQRITVMSRLNNLTENELIDYINYRLAKAGNSTIRITNSAYKEIFKYTHGNLRQINQIMERALMAAFVKNKHGIDKEDIIEATISLGMSKKGDRKSVYFVLVLTAVLTVSILSAYYFLKKPSEPVKKIEKKSALEKVYVIPNRLNVRLNPDKNSEIVYVLKKGDSLEVLKKEGNWYKIRYKNITGWVNKNFTGPQNE